A region from the Caldisericaceae bacterium genome encodes:
- a CDS encoding type 1 glutamine amidotransferase, with product MKKIAVLIEDNFNEFELIYPYFRLKEENFESVLVGPQDKVYHSKVGLEMKAEKSIDSINFEEFDGVIIPGGYAPDLLRRNEKILKFVKVMFDSNKLVAAICHAGWVLISAKVINGVRMTCFYSIKDDVINAGAKYVDESVVVDNNLITSRMPSDLPNFMKEVIKFLKG from the coding sequence ATGAAAAAAATTGCAGTTTTAATTGAAGACAATTTTAACGAATTCGAACTTATTTACCCTTATTTTAGGCTTAAAGAAGAAAACTTTGAATCAGTCCTTGTTGGTCCCCAAGATAAAGTTTATCATTCTAAAGTTGGATTAGAAATGAAAGCAGAAAAATCAATAGATTCAATCAATTTTGAAGAATTTGATGGGGTAATCATTCCAGGTGGATATGCACCAGATCTTCTCAGAAGAAATGAAAAAATTCTTAAATTTGTTAAGGTAATGTTTGATTCTAACAAGTTAGTTGCAGCAATTTGTCATGCAGGGTGGGTGCTAATCTCAGCAAAAGTAATTAATGGGGTAAGAATGACTTGTTTTTATTCAATTAAAGATGATGTTATCAATGCAGGGGCTAAATATGTTGATGAAAGCGTTGTAGTTGATAACAATCTCATAACTTCAAGAATGCCTTCCGATTTACCAAATTTTATGAAAGAAGTTATCAAATTTCTTAAAGGTTAA